From the genome of Pseudomonas yamanorum, one region includes:
- a CDS encoding hybrid sensor histidine kinase/response regulator, which produces MSAAGLTHSEAFTERVLASINDCIKVLDLDARLTFMSEGGKQIMEVSDFNAIRGCPWPDFWQDQGNLDAKAAVEAAKAGRNASFVGAANTLAGNLKWWHVNVSPIMGSDGLPEKILCVSRDITPLREAEESLRKLNESLEQRVIERTRDRDRIWRLSPDLMLVAQLDGVISAVNPAWTRMLGHTENDLVGSQLLALVHPDDLAVSSSAVSRLGDGKNFPNFKNRYRHQDGSYRMIAWTAVPDSDYIHAVGRDIQAEEEAKEALRLSEDARRQSQKLEAIGQLTGGVAHDFNNLLTVIKSCADLLKPPALSEARRVKYVEAIASTVDRAARLTAQLLTFARRQALRPEVFNVGESVKRVGEMMDSLTGSRVKVSIQVPDDACFINADESQFDTALVNMVVNARDAMAGHGHLTITVSTADWLPSVRAHPVRIAEYVTIELADTGSGIPPEKLDAIFEPFYTTKGIGQGTGLGLSQVYGFAKQSGGEILVQSECGTGSQFTLYLPKVEPSTLPVLQDTSATPIVSSLCVLMVEDNADVGLYTSQTLEQMGFHVLWVPDANSALEALAPNPESFQVVFSDISMPGMSGLELLDAIEALYPWLPVVLTTGYNDEYARIAQEEASRFVLLQKPYSTEALALLLQKVVKSRLTLIAQG; this is translated from the coding sequence TTCATGAGCGAAGGCGGCAAGCAGATCATGGAAGTCAGCGACTTCAATGCGATTCGCGGCTGTCCCTGGCCCGACTTCTGGCAAGACCAGGGCAATCTCGACGCCAAGGCCGCCGTGGAGGCCGCCAAGGCCGGTCGCAACGCCAGCTTTGTCGGCGCCGCCAACACCCTGGCCGGCAACCTGAAATGGTGGCACGTGAACGTCAGCCCGATCATGGGCAGTGACGGCCTGCCGGAAAAAATCCTCTGCGTGTCCCGGGACATCACGCCCCTGCGCGAAGCCGAAGAGTCCCTGCGCAAACTCAACGAGTCCCTGGAACAGCGGGTGATCGAACGCACCCGCGACCGCGACCGCATCTGGCGCCTGTCGCCGGACCTGATGCTGGTGGCGCAACTCGATGGTGTGATCTCCGCCGTGAACCCGGCGTGGACACGCATGCTCGGCCACACCGAAAACGACCTGGTGGGCAGCCAATTGCTGGCCCTGGTTCACCCCGACGACCTGGCCGTCTCATCCTCGGCGGTCAGCCGTCTGGGGGACGGCAAGAACTTCCCCAACTTCAAGAACCGTTACCGCCACCAGGACGGCAGCTACCGCATGATCGCCTGGACGGCCGTGCCCGACAGCGATTACATCCATGCCGTGGGCCGCGACATCCAGGCCGAGGAAGAAGCCAAGGAAGCCTTGCGCCTGTCGGAAGATGCCCGGCGCCAGTCGCAGAAACTGGAAGCCATCGGCCAGCTGACTGGCGGTGTCGCCCACGACTTCAATAACCTGCTGACGGTGATCAAGTCCTGCGCCGACTTGCTCAAGCCGCCCGCCCTCAGCGAAGCGCGGCGCGTGAAATACGTGGAAGCCATCGCCAGCACCGTCGACCGCGCAGCCCGCCTGACCGCCCAGTTGCTCACGTTCGCTCGCCGCCAGGCCCTGCGGCCAGAAGTGTTCAACGTCGGCGAAAGTGTGAAGCGGGTGGGCGAGATGATGGACAGCCTGACCGGTTCACGGGTCAAGGTAAGCATCCAGGTGCCTGACGACGCCTGCTTTATCAACGCCGATGAAAGCCAGTTCGATACCGCGCTGGTCAATATGGTGGTCAACGCCCGGGACGCCATGGCCGGTCATGGGCATTTGACGATCACCGTTTCGACGGCAGACTGGTTGCCTTCGGTTCGCGCTCATCCGGTACGCATCGCCGAATACGTAACCATCGAGTTGGCCGACACCGGCTCGGGTATCCCGCCGGAAAAACTCGACGCGATCTTTGAGCCCTTCTACACCACCAAGGGCATCGGCCAGGGCACCGGTCTGGGCTTGTCTCAGGTGTACGGCTTCGCCAAGCAGTCGGGCGGTGAAATCCTGGTGCAGAGCGAGTGCGGCACCGGCAGCCAGTTCACCCTGTACCTGCCCAAGGTCGAGCCAAGTACCCTACCGGTTCTTCAAGACACCAGCGCCACGCCCATCGTCTCAAGCTTGTGTGTGCTGATGGTCGAGGACAACGCCGATGTCGGCCTGTATACCTCGCAAACCCTGGAACAGATGGGCTTTCACGTACTCTGGGTCCCGGATGCCAACAGCGCACTGGAAGCCCTGGCCCCCAACCCGGAAAGCTTTCAGGTGGTGTTCTCCGACATCTCCATGCCCGGCATGAGCGGCCTGGAGTTGCTGGACGCAATCGAGGCCCTGTATCCCTGGCTGCCGGTGGTGCTCACCACTGGCTACAACGACGAGTACGCGCGTATCGCTCAGGAAGAGGCCAGCCGTTTTGTCTTGCTGCAGAAGCCATACTCCACCGAGGCACTGGCCCTGCTGCTGCAAAAAGTCGTCAAGAGCCGCCTGACCCTGATCGCACAAGGCTAA